The proteins below are encoded in one region of Pseudophryne corroboree isolate aPseCor3 chromosome 8, aPseCor3.hap2, whole genome shotgun sequence:
- the RAB4B gene encoding ras-related protein Rab-4B isoform X1, whose amino-acid sequence MSETYDFLFKFLVIGSAGTGKSCLLHQFIESKFKQDSNHTIGVEFGSRIVNVGGKSVKLQIWDTAGQERFRSVTRSYYRGAAGALLVYDIASRETYNSLTNWLTDARTLASPNIIIILCGNKKDLDAEREVTFLEASRFAQENELMFLETSALTGENVEEAFLKCARTILSKIESGELDPERMGSGIQYGEASPRHTRHTHGTQLQNRQQCNC is encoded by the exons ATGTCTGAGACATACG ACTTTCTGTTCAAGTTCCTTGTTATCGGCAGTGCAGGGACAGGGAAGTCCTGCCTGCTCCACCAGTTCATTGAGAGCAAAT TTAAACAAGACTCTAATCACACAATTGGTGTGGAGTTTGGATCCAGGATTGTGAATGTTGGTGGTAAATCTGTTAAGCTGCAGATCTGGGATACAGCCGGACAGGAGAGATTTAG GTCAGTTACCCGAAGTTACTATAGAGGAGCAGCAGGGGCGCTGCTGGTCTACGACATTGCAAG TCGGGAAACTTACAACTCCCTGACCAACTGGCTGACCGATGCCAGGACTCTGGCCAGCCCCAACATCATCATTATTTTATGCGGCAACAAGAAGGATTTGGATGCGGAACGAGAGGTGACATTTTTAGAAGCATCACGATTCGCCCAAGAGAACG AGCTGATGTTTTTGGAAACCAGTGCGCTAACTGGAGAGAACGTGGAGGAAGCTTTCTTGAAATGTGCCCGGACGATTTTAAGTAAAATAGAATCAG GGGAGCTGGATCCGGAGAGGATGGGATCTGGTATCCAGTATGGAGAAGCCTCCCCACGACACACAAGACACACGCATGGAACACAACTGCAGAACAGACAGCAGTGCAACTGTTAA
- the RAB4B gene encoding ras-related protein Rab-4B isoform X2 produces the protein MSETYVKQDSNHTIGVEFGSRIVNVGGKSVKLQIWDTAGQERFRSVTRSYYRGAAGALLVYDIASRETYNSLTNWLTDARTLASPNIIIILCGNKKDLDAEREVTFLEASRFAQENELMFLETSALTGENVEEAFLKCARTILSKIESGELDPERMGSGIQYGEASPRHTRHTHGTQLQNRQQCNC, from the exons ATGTCTGAGACATACG TTAAACAAGACTCTAATCACACAATTGGTGTGGAGTTTGGATCCAGGATTGTGAATGTTGGTGGTAAATCTGTTAAGCTGCAGATCTGGGATACAGCCGGACAGGAGAGATTTAG GTCAGTTACCCGAAGTTACTATAGAGGAGCAGCAGGGGCGCTGCTGGTCTACGACATTGCAAG TCGGGAAACTTACAACTCCCTGACCAACTGGCTGACCGATGCCAGGACTCTGGCCAGCCCCAACATCATCATTATTTTATGCGGCAACAAGAAGGATTTGGATGCGGAACGAGAGGTGACATTTTTAGAAGCATCACGATTCGCCCAAGAGAACG AGCTGATGTTTTTGGAAACCAGTGCGCTAACTGGAGAGAACGTGGAGGAAGCTTTCTTGAAATGTGCCCGGACGATTTTAAGTAAAATAGAATCAG GGGAGCTGGATCCGGAGAGGATGGGATCTGGTATCCAGTATGGAGAAGCCTCCCCACGACACACAAGACACACGCATGGAACACAACTGCAGAACAGACAGCAGTGCAACTGTTAA